The genomic window ACCGGTATAACGATCGGTGTGGGTGCCTCGGTGCCCATGGCCTGCATCCCTGGTGTTGAGGTCGGTAAGCACCCTCATTCACCGGGATGCAGGCCCTATCTTACAAGAGCAGAACGACTTGCTGACCCTGCTCGGATGGTGGGGTACAGCGAGAAGTCTCGGAACAATGCCGCTTGATGCGCCGTAGGATCCAACGGAGTCCTATTATGGCTGGAACGAAAAGGGGCGACGCCGGCAATTCGCGTGATGAGATATCCAGGGTCTCCCGCCCGAGAAAAGAATCGGCTTAGGGCGGTTGCCGATTGACTGTACATGCGCCCCTACTACTATTAACCATATAGGAGGGGACAAGGAGGATGCGAAGCTACTCGATGGACCTCAGGGAACGGGTCGTCGCCGCGTGCGACGACGGCGAGGGGACCCGCGAAGAGGTCGCCGGACGATTCCGCGTCAGCATCGCCTGGGTGTACCGGCTGCTGGCGCGGCGGCGTGATACCGGCTCGATCGCCCCGAAGCCGCACGGCGGCGGCCGGCCGGCTGCGTTCCGGGGCGAGTTCGCCGAGCGGCACAGGGAGGCCGTGGAGGACTGCCCCGATGCCACCCTGGAGGAACTGCGAGCCGCCGCCGGCGTGGGCTGCGGAACCTCGGCGGTCTTCCGCGCGCTGAAGCGGCTGGGCCTGCCTCGAAAAGACAGTCCGAACGGGCCGCCGAGCAGGGCCGCCCCGAGCTGAGGGCCCGGCGAGAGGCCTGGCGGGCCGAGTTCGCCAGCGTCGACCCGGCCCGCCTGGTGTGGCTGGACGAGACGGGCACGAACACGGCGATGGCCCGCCGATATGGCCGCGCGCCGCGCGGCCGGAGGGTCGACGGCCCGGTGCCACACGGGCACTGGAAGGTGCTCACGCTGACCGACGCCATCCGCCTGGGCGGGGTGTGCGCCTGCATGGCGCGGGACGGGGCCACGAATGCCGCGACCTTCGAGTCGTACGTCGAGCGGGTGCTGGCCCCGGCGCTGAGGCCGGGTGACATCGTGGTGATGGACAACCTGGCGGCCCACAAGTCGCCGGAGGTGGAGCGGCTGATCCGGGTCGCCGGGGCCGAGCCGCGCTACCTGCCGCCCTACAGCCCGGACCTCAACCCGATCGAGAAGATGTTCTCCAAGCTCAAGGCGTTCCCGCGGAAGGCCGCCGCGCGGACGGTGGATCGGCTGCTCGAGGCGATCGGTGACGCGCTGGGGACGGTGACACATCAAGACATCCTCGGCTGGGCACAGTCCTGCGGCTACTCTACACCCAAACGGCAACCGCTCTAGTCGAAGAACAGTCCGCTGACGACAGCATTCGGCCCGGCGGTGCGGGTGACGACGAACTGGGCGTGCCCGGAGAGCCTCCACGTCAGGTACACGCCGCCGCCGAAGGCCGTCGCCGAGCGCGTGTCCAGGACGGCCCCGGTGGCGGGGTCGACGACCTTGATCTGCTCGGCCCGCCCGGCGTTGTCCCAGTCCAGCAGGTACAGCGACACGTCGTGCGGCTGGCCGTCGGTTAGCGCCACGTCGATGGTGAAGGAGCCCGAGGCGTACCAGCGGGAGGCCAGGCGGGCCCCGGCGGCCGAGCCGGGGACGGACAGGGCCCGGCCGTCGGACGTCGAGGACCAGGTCGCCAGGGAGGCGCCGGAGAGCGCCACGGTCGCGTACTGCGGGCCGGAGGTGGAACCCCGCGGGATGGTGTAGCCGTCGCCCCCGACGGTGCCCTGCCAGTCGCCCTTGGCGGCCGAGTTGACGCCCGCGAACGGGGACGGGACCATCGGAGCGCCGCCGAAGAACAGTCCGCTGACGGCGGCGTTCGGCCCGGCGGTGCGGGTGACGACGAACTGGACGTGCCCGGAGAGCCTCCACGTCAGGTACATCCCGCCGCCGAAGGCCGACGCCGAGCGCGTGTCCAGGACGGCCCCGGTGGCGGTGTCGACGACCTTGATCTGCTCGGCCCGCCCGGCGTTGTCCCAGTCCAGCAGGTACAGCGACACGTCGTGGGCCCGGCCGTCGGTTAGCGCCACGTCGATGGTGAAGGAGCCCGAGGCGTACCAGCACGAGGCCGCCCGGTCGCCCCAGATGGAGCCGGGGATCGAAAGGGCTCGGGCGTCGGCGGTGGACCACGACCAGGTCGCCAGGGAGGCGCCGGAGAGCCCCACGGTCGCGTACTGCGGGCCGGAGGTGGAACCCCGCGGGATGGTGTAGCCGTCGCCCCCGACGGTGCCCTGCCAGTCGCCCTTGGCGGCCGAGTTGACGCCCGCGAACGAGGCCCAGTTCGTGGGCGCGTCGAAGAACAGTCCGCTGACGGCGGCGTTCGGCCCGGCGGTGCGGGTGACGACGAACTGGACGTGCCCGGAGAGCTTCCACGTCAGGTACGCCCCGCCGCCGAAGGCCGTCGCCGAGCGCGTGTCCAGGACGGCCCCGGTGGCGGCGTCGACGACCTTGATCTGCTCGGCCCGCCCGGCGTTGTCCCAGTCCAGCAGGTACAGCGACACGTCGTGCGGCTGACCGTCGCCGAGATCGACGTCGATGGTGAAGGAGCCCGAGGCGTACCAGCACGAGGCCAGGCGGGCCCCGGCGGCCGAGCCGGGGACGGACAGGGCCCGGCCGTCGGATGTCGTCGAGGACCAGGTCGCCAGGGAGGCGCCGGAGAGCGCCACGGTCGCGTACTGCGGGCCGGAGGTGGAACCCCGCGGCATGTTGTAGCCGTCCCAGCCGAGTTTGCCCTGCCAGTCGCCCTTGGCGGCCGCGTTGACGCGCACGAACGGGGACGGGACCGTCGGAGCGCCGCCGAAGAACAGTCCGCTGACGGCGGCGTTCGGCCCGGCGATGCGGGTGACCACGAACTGGACGTGTCCGGAGAGCTTCCACGTCAGGTACACGCCGCCGCCGAAGGCCGTCGCCGAGCGCGTGTCCAGGACGGCCCCGGTGGCGGCGTCGACGACCCGGATCTGCTCGGCCCGCCCGGCGTTGTCCCAGTCCAGCAGGTACAGCGACACGTCGTGGGCCCGGCCGTCGGTTAGCGCCACGTCGATGGTGAAGGAGCCCGAGGCGTACCAGCACGAGGCCGCCCGGTCGCCCCAGATGGAGCCGGGGATCGAAAGGGCTCGGGCGTCGGCGGTGGACCACGACCAGGTCGCCAGGGAGGCGCCGGAGAGCCCCACGGTCGCGTACTGCGGGCCGGAGGTGGAACCCCGCGGGATGGTGTAGCCGTCGCTCCCGACGGTGCCCTGCCAGTCGCCCTTGGCGGCCGAGTTGACGCCCGCGAACGAGGCCCAGTTCGTGGGCGCGTTGAAGAACAGTCCGCTGACGGCGGCGTTCGGCCCGGCGGTGCGGGTGACGACGAACTGGACGTGCCCGGAGAGCTTCCACGTCAGGTACGCCCCGCCGCCGAAGGCCGTCGCCGAGCGCGTGTCCAGGACGGCCCCGGTGGCGGGGTCGACGACCTTGATCTGCTCGGCCCGCCCGGCGTTGTCCCAGTCCAGCAGGTACAGCGACACGTCGTGGGCCCGGCCGTCGGTCAGCGCCACGTCGATGGTGAAGGAGTCCGAGGCGTACCAGCACGAGGCCAGGCGGGCCCCGGCGGCCGAGCCGGGGACGGACAGGGCCCGGCCGTCGGATGTCGTCGAGGACCAGGTCGCCAGGTAGGTGCCGGAGAGCGCCACGGTCGCGTACTGCGGGCCGGAGGTGGAACCCCGCGGGATGGTGTAGCCGTCGCCCCCGACGGTGCCCTGCCAGTCGCCCTTGGTGGCCGAGTTGAAGCCCGCGAACGAGGCCCAGTTCGTGGGCGCGTCGAAGAACAGTCCGCTGACGGCGGCGTTCGGCCCGGCGGTGCGGGTGACGACGAACTGGACGTGCCCGGAGAGCTTCCACGTCAGGTACGCCCCGCCGCCGAAGGCCGACGCCGAGCGCGTGTCCAGGACGGCCCCGGTGGCGGGGTCGACGACCTTGATCTGCTCGGCCCGCCCGGCGTTGTCCCAGTCCAGCAGGTACAGCGACACGTCGTGCGGCTGGCCGTCGGTTAGCGCCACGTCGATGGTGAAGGAGCCCGAGGCGTACCAGCACGAGGCCAGGCGGTCGCCCGAGATGGAGCCGGGGACGGACAGGGCCCGGCCGTCGGACGTCGTCGAGGACCAGGAAAAGGTGCCGGCGCCGGAGGGGGTCACGACGGCGTAGGAGGGGATGGAGGTGTCCCCGCGCGGGATGGAGTGCCCGTCCAAGCCGAGGTTGCCCTGCCAGTCGCCCTTGGCGGCCGCGTTGGTTCCCAGGAACGGGGATGGGGACGCCGGAGCTCCGCCGAAGAACAGTCCGCTGACGGCGGCGCTCGGCCCGGCGGTGCGGGTGACGACGAACTGGACGTGCCCGGAGAGCCTCCACGTCAGGTACACGCCGCCGCCGAAGGCCGACGCCGAGCGCGTGTCCAGGACGGCCCCGGTGGTGGCGTCGACGATATCGATCTGCTCGGCCCGCCCGGCGTTGTCCCAGTCCAGCAGGTACAGCGACACGTCGTGGGCCCGGCCGTCGGTTAGCGCCACGTCGATGGTGAAGGAGCCCGAGGCGTACCAGCACGAGGCCGCCCGGTCGCCCCAGATGGAGCCGGAGACGGACAGGGCCCGGCCGTCGGATGTCGTCGAGGACCAGGTCGCCAGGGAGGCGCCGGAGAGCGCCACGGTCGCGTACTGCGGGCCGGAGGTGGAACCCCGGGGGATGGTGTAGCCGTCGCCCCCGACGGTGCCCTGCCAGTCGCCCTTGGCGGCCGAGTTGACGCCCGCGAACGAGGCCGAGACCGGGGGAGCGTCGAAGAACAGTCCGCTGACGGCGGCGCTCGGCCCGGCGGTGCGGGTGACGACGAACTGGACGTGCCCGGAGAGCCTCCACGTCAGGTACATCCCGCCGCCGAAGGCCGACGCCGAGCGCGTGTCCAGGACGGCCCCGGTGGCGGGGTCGACGACCTTGATCTGCTCGGCCCGCCCGGCGTTGTCCCAGTCCAGCAGGTACAGCGACACGTCGTGCGGCTGGCCGTCGGTCAGCGCCACGTCGATGGTGAAGGAGCCCGAGGCGTACCAGCACGAGGCCAGGCGGGCCCCGGCGGCCGAGCCGGGGACGGACAGGGCCCGGCCGTCGGACGTCGTCGCGGACCAGGTCATCAGGCCGCCTCCGGAGACCGTCACGGCGGCGTAGGACGGGCTGGAGGTGGAACCCCGGGGGATGGTGTAGCCGTCGCCCCCGACGGTGCCCTGCCAGTCGCCCTTGGCGGCCGAGTTGACGCCCGCGAACGAGGCCGAGACCGGGGGAGCGTCGAAGAACAGTCCGCTGACGGCGGCGCTCGGCCCGGCGGTGCGGGTGACGACGAACTGGACGTGCCCGGAGAGCCTCCACGTCAGGTACATCCCGCCGCCGAAGGCCGACGCCGAGCGCGTGTCCAGGACGGCCCCGGTGGCGGGGTCGACGACCTTGATCTGCTCGGCCCGCCCGGCGTTGTCCCAGTCCAGCAGGTACAGCGACACGTCGTGCGGCTGACCGTCGCCGAGATCGACGTCGATGGTGAAGGAGCCCGAGGCGTACCAGCACGAGGCCAGGCGGGCCCCGGCGGCCGAGCCGGGGACGGACAGGGCCCGGCCGTCGGACGTCGTCGAGGACCAGGTCATCAGGCCGCCTCCGGAGACCGTCACGGCGGCGTAGGACGGGCTGGAGGTGGAACCCCGGGGGATGGTGTAGCCGTCGCCCCCGACGGTGCCCTGCCAGTCGCCCTTGGCGGCCGAGTTGACGCCCGCGAACGAGGCCGAGACCGGGGGAGCGTCGAAGAACAGTCCGCTGACGGCGGCGCTCGGCCCGGCGGTGCGGGTGACGACGAACTGGACGTGCCCGGAGAGCCTCCACGTCAGGTACATCCCGCCGCCGAAGGCCGACGCCGAGCGCGTGTCCAGGACGGCCCCGGTGGCGGGGTCGACGACCTTGATCTGCTCGGCCCGCCCGGCGTTGTCCCAGTCCAGCAGGTACAGCGACACGTCGTGCGGCTGGCCGTCGGTCAGCGCCACGTCGATGGTGAAGGAGCCCGAGGCGTACCAGCACGAGGCCAGGCGGGCCCCGGCGGCCGAGCCGGGGACGGACAGGGCCCGGCCGTCGGACGTCGTCGCGGACCAGGTCGCCAGGGAGGCGCCGGAGAGCCCCACGGTCGCGTAGCGTGGGAAGGCGTAATCTCCCCCGGCGAAGTCATGGCCGTCGGCTCCGAACACTCCCTGCCAATCCCCTTGATCGCTCATGTTTCTGGAGATGAAAGTCGCCGAAGTCACACACTTCGGCTGTCCGAAAAAGAGTCCGCTGACGGCCGCGGTGCTCCCCGCCAGTGGCGTGACTCTGATCCTCACATGGCCGATTGCCGTGAGTCCGAGGTGAGTGCCCAGTTCGAAGTTCGTGATGGTCCGCGAGTCGAGGACGGCCCCCGAATTCGGATTGATGATGTCGATCCGCTCCGAAGCCGCAGCGCCGGCCCCGTATGACAAGTAGAGGGAGATGAAGTGCGCCTGTCCGTCGACGAGGTTGACGTCGATAGTGAAGGGCTGGCTGCTGGACCAGGCCGCGGCGATGCCCGGGCTGGCCGTCGAGCTGGAAGTAGACAGGTTGCGGGGCTCGGTCGGGCCGGAGTTCCAGACCGTGGTCGTCGCGCCGGAGACGGTGGCGGTGGCGTAGGTGGGGAGGGACGATGCAACGCCGGCTATCATGTAGCCGTCGGAACCGTACACTCTCTCCCAATTACCTCGGCTGCTCCAGTCAGTGGTGACGAACGACGCCTGAGAACTTCCAGATTGGTTGTTGAAGAACAGGCCGCTTATGACCGCGGGACCACCGGCGAACGGGGTGACTCGAATCTGCACGTGCCCCTTGATGGTCCAGGTCAGGTACGATCCGCCCGAGATCGTGGAGAGCGTCCTCGAATCAAGCACGGTGCCGGAGGAGGCGTCGACGAGATCGACGGACTGGACTTTTGAGGCCCGGGTCCAGTCCACGGCGTAGATTGATATAGAATGGGCCTGCCCATCGGCGAGGTTGATGTCGATGGTGAAGGGCTGGCTGCTGGACCAGGCCGCGGCGGTGCAAGGGCCGGCCGTCGAGCCGGGAGTGGACAGGGCTCGGGGGTCGGTCGAGCCGGAGTTCCAGACCGTGGTCGTCGCTCCGGAGACGGTGGCGGTGGCATAGGTGGGGAGGGACGATGCAACGCCGGCCATCATGTAGCCGTCGTGCCCATACAGCGTCTGCCAGCCCCCGCCGGTGGCCGAGTCCCTGGACACGAACGCCCCGCCGACCGTGCCGTTCAGGATCCCCTGGACGAGGGCCAGGTCCTTGGAGTTGACCACGCCGTCCCCGTTGGAGTCCCCCTGGCTCATCCAGGTCCCTGTCCTCCCCATGTTCGCCTGCACGACGGCGAGGTCCTTGGAGTCGACCACGCCGTCCCCGTTGGCGTCGCCGGTCGGCAGGATGCTCGTCATGACGGCATCCCACTTGTAATTGCCGGGGTTGCCGAGCTGGGTCACGAGGCCCCAGTAGCTGTCGTTGAGCGCGTAGTAGGTGAAGTTGGACCCGCCGTACTCATCCCAGAGGTCCCGCATCACCTTGTAGACCTGGGCGATTCGCGGGTCGTTTGTGATCGTGCTGTTGACGACGTCCCAGTTCGTGGAAGAAGCAAAGAAGCCGAAGCCGCCCTCGTAGGTGATGAGCGGCACGCCGTATTTAGTCGCGACGGCGCTGTTCGTACTGACCCGGGAGATGTACTTCGTCTCGAGGAACGTGTACATCATGGAGATCAGCTCGTCCGCGGTCAACGTGGACGGCAGCTTGAAATCGAGGTAGGGGGCGATGGCCAGTGCATACGCCGACCCGGAGGCCTCCCCGTAATTGGTGGTCAAGAAGCTGAGCTCCGCGTTGTTGTAGTCGCTCGACGCCGCCCAGCCGGGGAGGACCGGCAGCACCCGCGACGACGAGGCGCCGAACTCCTGCTTGAAGATGTCCCCGTCGTGCTTGGTCATGTACGCGGTCTGCTGGGCGACACGGTAGATGTCGCTGGTGGCGGTCACGAGCGGGTTGGACTTGGACGCCGCCAGCACCTGGGCGTAAGCCTGGAAGCTGGTGTTCCAGGTCTCGTTGGTGTACTCGACGTAGACCTTGAGCGCGGGGTCGAGCCGGCTGCTGATGAGGTCCGCGAGCTGCTTGACGTAGTCATCGCTGGCACGGACCGGGATGTTGATCCACATGTCCTTGTGAGCCGTGTTGCAGAGCGTGATCATGTCCTCGTACGGGACGCCATTCATGGTGAAGGTCTGGAAGTCCCCCGGCTCGAACCGGTCGGACCAGTTGACCTCGCTGGGGCCGCCGTAACCGTCCCACTCGAGAAACCGGAGGTACGAAAACGGCTGGATGGACTGGAGGAACGTGTCGGTGTAGATCTGGCTCTGGTTCGGCGCGGTGCCGTAGCCGGGTGTGATGATGTGCAGGTCGCCGAAGGGGTGGCTGGGGTCCAGGCCGGAGGCCTGGATGCCGAGGAGCCCCTTGGTGTTGTTGATCGTCACGGTGCCGTGGTAGAGGCCGTCGGCCCCCAGGGTGAACGGCGTCACAGACGAGGCGATGCCGGAGAACGTCAGCGTCGCGGTCCCGGAATAGCTGACGGAGTAGGCGCCGGCCGGGTAGCCGGTCATCGACGTGAAGGTCCGGGCGGTCACCAGAGGGTAGCCCTGGGGGGTCAGGCTGGTGATGTACCCGTTGTCGTTGAGGTTCGTCCAGCCCCTCAGTGAGTCGCGGACGTCCACCCAGACCGGGGCGTTGAGGTAGTCGGTCTGCTGCTTCACGTTGACGCCGGTCTGGCTCAGGAGCAGCCGGCCTTCCATCGACTCCAGCGAGGGGCGCACTGCGAGCGCTCGTCTGCGTCTCCGCATCGAGGGGTCTCCATCTAGGGTGCACTACACAATCGTGTCTGGGGGCGACGCTCCTCGCCCCGCTATTCAGCGTTTCAGGACCGGACAGGCGTCACCGCAAGCGTAGCTTCGAAAGGGACAACATTTCTCTGATGGAGATCATTTTACTGTTCAATAATATTTGCATTAAAAAAGGAAATATGATAATTGATAAATGAGTATTTGGATATGAGCAGGGGCGCCCAGTGCGAGCCGCCTCGGTCCCTAAAGTAGGCGAGCCCCTCACGCCTGACCATCGTGGCGTGCTGCTCTCGTGTGGCATGGGGAGGTGAGGACGGGGCCTCAAGGCTGGTCCTTCTCCTTACGTTTCGGCCGGGTGGGATATCCGCATCGCTGAATCTCTGGAGTCCGTGATCTAGGGTGCCCGGGGCAAGCTGGGTAAAGTGTCGCCACGCCTACACCGGATTCCCACGCATTCGGGGCCATTCGTCCCCGGCATTAGTAACACTTCTTTCCAAGTCTAGTTCGCAATTGGAAGGCGTCCGGTCACCAGTCGGTTGTTCGTCAGTAGTCGGCATTCATGTTGCTGGTTCCATGCGCTTCTGCTGGCGGTCTCCACACGGCGCGGGCGAATGTAGCAGGGGTCAATCGGGACCGTCCTGCTCTGTCAAAAACCGCAAGCCGAAGGTAATAGTCAGCCTGATAATTGTGTGTTAATACAATTGGTTCACCGCGCAGGGCGCGCCGGGTCGCATACGAGGCGGCCTGCGGGGCGCTACCCGAGTACGCGCACAAGTACGGCCCCAGGAAGTTCACCCAGCCCCAACTCCTGGCCTGCCCGGCGCTCAAGGAGTTCTCGGATCTCAACTACCGCGGCCTGGCCCAGCACCTCGCCGACTAACCCTGACTTCTTCGGGCTCATCGAGCT from Aquisphaera giovannonii includes these protein-coding regions:
- a CDS encoding IS630 transposase-related protein; the protein is MRSYSMDLRERVVAACDDGEGTREEVAGRFRVSIAWVYRLLARRRDTGSIAPKPHGGGRPAAFRGEFAERHREAVEDCPDATLEELRAAAGVGCGTSAVFRALKRLGLPRKDSPNGPPSRAAPS
- a CDS encoding IS630 family transposase; translation: MRARREAWRAEFASVDPARLVWLDETGTNTAMARRYGRAPRGRRVDGPVPHGHWKVLTLTDAIRLGGVCACMARDGATNAATFESYVERVLAPALRPGDIVVMDNLAAHKSPEVERLIRVAGAEPRYLPPYSPDLNPIEKMFSKLKAFPRKAAARTVDRLLEAIGDALGTVTHQDILGWAQSCGYSTPKRQPL
- a CDS encoding dockerin type I repeat-containing protein, encoding MRRRRRALAVRPSLESMEGRLLLSQTGVNVKQQTDYLNAPVWVDVRDSLRGWTNLNDNGYITSLTPQGYPLVTARTFTSMTGYPAGAYSVSYSGTATLTFSGIASSVTPFTLGADGLYHGTVTINNTKGLLGIQASGLDPSHPFGDLHIITPGYGTAPNQSQIYTDTFLQSIQPFSYLRFLEWDGYGGPSEVNWSDRFEPGDFQTFTMNGVPYEDMITLCNTAHKDMWINIPVRASDDYVKQLADLISSRLDPALKVYVEYTNETWNTSFQAYAQVLAASKSNPLVTATSDIYRVAQQTAYMTKHDGDIFKQEFGASSSRVLPVLPGWAASSDYNNAELSFLTTNYGEASGSAYALAIAPYLDFKLPSTLTADELISMMYTFLETKYISRVSTNSAVATKYGVPLITYEGGFGFFASSTNWDVVNSTITNDPRIAQVYKVMRDLWDEYGGSNFTYYALNDSYWGLVTQLGNPGNYKWDAVMTSILPTGDANGDGVVDSKDLAVVQANMGRTGTWMSQGDSNGDGVVNSKDLALVQGILNGTVGGAFVSRDSATGGGWQTLYGHDGYMMAGVASSLPTYATATVSGATTTVWNSGSTDPRALSTPGSTAGPCTAAAWSSSQPFTIDINLADGQAHSISIYAVDWTRASKVQSVDLVDASSGTVLDSRTLSTISGGSYLTWTIKGHVQIRVTPFAGGPAVISGLFFNNQSGSSQASFVTTDWSSRGNWERVYGSDGYMIAGVASSLPTYATATVSGATTTVWNSGPTEPRNLSTSSSTASPGIAAAWSSSQPFTIDVNLVDGQAHFISLYLSYGAGAAASERIDIINPNSGAVLDSRTITNFELGTHLGLTAIGHVRIRVTPLAGSTAAVSGLFFGQPKCVTSATFISRNMSDQGDWQGVFGADGHDFAGGDYAFPRYATVGLSGASLATWSATTSDGRALSVPGSAAGARLASCWYASGSFTIDVALTDGQPHDVSLYLLDWDNAGRAEQIKVVDPATGAVLDTRSASAFGGGMYLTWRLSGHVQFVVTRTAGPSAAVSGLFFDAPPVSASFAGVNSAAKGDWQGTVGGDGYTIPRGSTSSPSYAAVTVSGGGLMTWSSTTSDGRALSVPGSAAGARLASCWYASGSFTIDVDLGDGQPHDVSLYLLDWDNAGRAEQIKVVDPATGAVLDTRSASAFGGGMYLTWRLSGHVQFVVTRTAGPSAAVSGLFFDAPPVSASFAGVNSAAKGDWQGTVGGDGYTIPRGSTSSPSYAAVTVSGGGLMTWSATTSDGRALSVPGSAAGARLASCWYASGSFTIDVALTDGQPHDVSLYLLDWDNAGRAEQIKVVDPATGAVLDTRSASAFGGGMYLTWRLSGHVQFVVTRTAGPSAAVSGLFFDAPPVSASFAGVNSAAKGDWQGTVGGDGYTIPRGSTSGPQYATVALSGASLATWSSTTSDGRALSVSGSIWGDRAASCWYASGSFTIDVALTDGRAHDVSLYLLDWDNAGRAEQIDIVDATTGAVLDTRSASAFGGGVYLTWRLSGHVQFVVTRTAGPSAAVSGLFFGGAPASPSPFLGTNAAAKGDWQGNLGLDGHSIPRGDTSIPSYAVVTPSGAGTFSWSSTTSDGRALSVPGSISGDRLASCWYASGSFTIDVALTDGQPHDVSLYLLDWDNAGRAEQIKVVDPATGAVLDTRSASAFGGGAYLTWKLSGHVQFVVTRTAGPNAAVSGLFFDAPTNWASFAGFNSATKGDWQGTVGGDGYTIPRGSTSGPQYATVALSGTYLATWSSTTSDGRALSVPGSAAGARLASCWYASDSFTIDVALTDGRAHDVSLYLLDWDNAGRAEQIKVVDPATGAVLDTRSATAFGGGAYLTWKLSGHVQFVVTRTAGPNAAVSGLFFNAPTNWASFAGVNSAAKGDWQGTVGSDGYTIPRGSTSGPQYATVGLSGASLATWSWSTADARALSIPGSIWGDRAASCWYASGSFTIDVALTDGRAHDVSLYLLDWDNAGRAEQIRVVDAATGAVLDTRSATAFGGGVYLTWKLSGHVQFVVTRIAGPNAAVSGLFFGGAPTVPSPFVRVNAAAKGDWQGKLGWDGYNMPRGSTSGPQYATVALSGASLATWSSTTSDGRALSVPGSAAGARLASCWYASGSFTIDVDLGDGQPHDVSLYLLDWDNAGRAEQIKVVDAATGAVLDTRSATAFGGGAYLTWKLSGHVQFVVTRTAGPNAAVSGLFFDAPTNWASFAGVNSAAKGDWQGTVGGDGYTIPRGSTSGPQYATVGLSGASLATWSWSTADARALSIPGSIWGDRAASCWYASGSFTIDVALTDGRAHDVSLYLLDWDNAGRAEQIKVVDTATGAVLDTRSASAFGGGMYLTWRLSGHVQFVVTRTAGPNAAVSGLFFGGAPMVPSPFAGVNSAAKGDWQGTVGGDGYTIPRGSTSGPQYATVALSGASLATWSSTSDGRALSVPGSAAGARLASRWYASGSFTIDVALTDGQPHDVSLYLLDWDNAGRAEQIKVVDPATGAVLDTRSATAFGGGVYLTWRLSGHAQFVVTRTAGPNAVVSGLFFD